A stretch of DNA from Paenibacillus albus:
ACAAGCGTGGAATTGATCCGGTACTTGGTCGGGTCAATCTTATCATCGACAATCCAGCGAGCGAACTGGAACGTCATCCGGTGCAGCTGAATTTCGACGCCGTACTCGGCGCGCATCCGGTGCTCGAATACTTCGAATTGCAGCTGTCCGACAACGCCGAGAATCGTCTCGTCGAAGCCGCCTGACGAATGGAACACTTGAATCGTGCCTTCCTCTGTCAGCTGGTCGATGCCCTTCTGGTATTGCTTATGCTTCAAGGCGTTCTTCACCGTTACTTTTGCGAAAATCTCCGGAGAGAACGTCGGCAGCTCGTCGAATACGATCTCGCTGCCCTGCGATAACGAATCTCCGATCCGGAAGATGCCCGGATCGAACAAGCCGATAATATCGCCAGGATAGGCATTCTCGACAATGTCCCGATCCTGCGCCAGAAACTGCTGAGGCTGTGCCAGCTTGATGTCTTTGCCGTTACGCACATGGCGCACGCTCATGCCGCGCTCGAAGCGGCCGGAGCAGATGCGCAGAAACGCGATACGGTCGCGATGCGCCGGGTTCATGTTCGCCTGAATTTTGAAGACGTAGCCCGAGAACTTCTCGCTCATCGGATCGACAGTCCCGCTCGTGCTCTGTCTTGGCGTTGGAGACGGCGCCAGCTGCAGGAAGTTCTCAAGGAACGTCTGCACGCCGAAGTTGTTCACCGCACTGCCGAAGAACAGAGGTGTAAGCTCGCCTGCGCGAACCTTCTCATAGTCGAACTGGTCGCCTGCAACGTCTAGAAGTTCCAGATCCGCGATCAGCTGATCCGTCAAATAGTCGCCCGCCATCTCGCGGATGTGCGGATCGTTGTAATCCGCTACTTTCTGAACTTCGATCGTCGAATGGTCGTTCCCGTTGAACAGCTCCACCTGATTCTTCATCCGGTCGTAGACGCCGCACAGCTCGCGCCCCGATCCGATCGGCCAGTTCATCGGAACGGCGCGAATGCCAAGCACGCGCTCCAATTCTTCCATCAGCTCGAAAGGGCTCTTCCCTTCACGGTCAAGCTTGTTGATGAACGTGAAGATTGGAATGCCGCGCTTGCTGCACACCTGGAACAGCTTAATGGTCTGCGCCTCGACGCCTTTCGCGACGTCGATCAGCATCACGGCGCTGTCCGCTGCAGTGAGCGTCCGGTACGTATCTTCAGAGAAGTCTTGGTGACCAGGCGTATCCAGAATGTTGACGCGATGTCCGCTATAGTCGAACTGCATAACCGAGGAAGTAACGGAGATACCCCGCTGCTTCTCGATTTCCATCCAGTCGCTCGTCGCGTGGCGGCTCGCCTTACGCGCCTTAACGGAACCCGCTTCACGGATGGCGCCCCCGAACAGAAGGAGCTTCTCTGTAAGTGTTGTTTTACCCGCATCCGGGTGAGAAATAATGGCGAACGTGCGCCGTCTCTCGACTTCTTGCTTTATTTCGTCTGCTATCGTAAGTTTACTCATCGTTATTCCCTTCGTCCTTTACGTGCCGTGGCTCTCATTTCGGTCAATCATCTTTGGTTCATCTTGCCATCCTTCAGCATATGCTTTAGGCACAACCGCGTGCCTTGGATTGCCTAAGGTCACTTCGGTCCGCCCGAAATCCAGATGACATTATCTTCAGCTTGCCCGTTCACCGGCCACCAGTGGAAGCCATCTGCAGCGAGCAGCTCTTCAGCGCTCTTCGGTCCCCACGAGCCCGCAGGGTACAATTCCAGATTGGAGCTGTCCTCGCGCCATGCCGCTGCGATACGGTCAACGAATGACCAAGCCTCCGCCACTTCATCCCAGCGGGTGAAGTAGGTCGATTCGCCGCGAGCCGCGTCATAGATAAGGCGCTCGTAAGCTTCCGGCGTGTTGATGCCGATCATGCAGCTTTGGCAGAACTCCATGGATACCGGCTGAACGACGTTGTCGACGCCTGGCTTCTTCGCATTAATCTTGATATAGATGCCTTCCATCGGGTTCACTCGAATAACGAGCAGGTTAGGCGCCAGGTCATGACGCTGTGCGAACAGCATGTTGTCCGGCACATTCTTGAACTCGATGACGACTTCTGTTGTTTTCACCGGCAGGCGCTTGCCTGTACGGATGTAGAACGGTACGCCCGCCCAGCGGAAATTATCGAGGAACACGCGAGCGGCAAAATACGTCTCCGTTGTCGATTCCGGACTAACCGAATCTTCCTGGCGGTAGCCGCTGAGCGCTTTATCACCGATTGAGCCTTCGCTGTATTGACCGCGAATGACGTGCTGATTCACTTCCGCAGCCGATTCGAACGGACGGAGCGAACGAAGCGCTTTAACCTTCTCGTCGCGGAGATCCTCTGCATGAAGACGGCTAGGCGGCTCCATCGCAATCATCGCCAGCATCTGCATCGAATGGTTCTGCACCATGTCTCGTAGAGCACCGGACTTATCGTAATAGCCGCCGCGCTCTTCGACGCCGACCGTCTCCGACAGCGAGATTTGGACATTCGCAATATGTTTATTGTTCCAAAGCGGCTCAAAAAATGCGTTCGAGAACCGCAGCACTTGAATGTTCTGTACCATTTCCTTGCCAAGGTAATGGTCGATCCGATAAATCTCCGACTCCTCGAACACTTGGCTCAGCTGCTGGTTCAGCTCACGAGCGGATTCCAGATCGTAGCCGAACGGCTTCTCAATAACGAGACGATTCCAGCCTTGCGACTCCAGAAGTCCGCCATCGCGCAGGTTGAACGAGACAGGTCCGAACAAATTCGGCGCAAGCGCCAAGTAGAACAGACGGTTGCCCGGAATGTTGAACTTCTCATCCAGTCCCTGGCTAAGACGCGCAAGCTCACGGAAGCCGTCTACATTATTAATATCGAGAGACATGTAGACAAAATGCTCCGCAAACCGTTCCCAAGCTTCAGCATCGTCCGCCTTGTAGCGGCAGAATTCACCGATCGACTCGTGTACGTCAGCACGGAATTGCTCATTCGTCCGCGGTCTGCGAGCAAGTCCGACAACAGCAAAGTTCTCGGCTAGCTTTCCTTCCTTATATAAGCTGAAAAGCGCAGGAAACAGCTTCCTACGCGCCAAATCGCCTGTAGCTCCAAATAAATAATAAACCGCACCCTCTGCGGCAATCGTATCTTGTTTGCTCACTTCGGTCATTTCCCTCATTCTCTGTTATGTATTTTCACACAGGTACTGTATGTTCAATTTATGTTAGTTTAGCATATTGAGCTTGCAGATGCTATTCATGCTCCGACAAAATATCGCACCCCAGCTGGTAAAATTTCTTATTCCTGCTCCGTATAATCGCCCGTAATAAGTGGCACTCCAATGATGAGTTCGCGAGCGGCTTGTCCCGTTGTCAGAGCTCCAGCAATTTGCAAATTCACCTTTGCCGCCCCGCTCTGTACGCCGCTTTGCAGCGACTCGCTATAATACGTCAAGCTGGACGTATGGCTGTCGTCGTATGCCTCTAATTCCGCAGCTCCCGCCGCTGCCGCGATCCGATCAGGCGCATTTGCTTGCACCATTTCACCGCGAACCGTAAAGCCGCCTTGCAGAAGCAGACCAGCAGCAATTGCCGCATTTTCTACCTTCTTAACTTCATCCGCAATCTTCTTGTCATCTGTTCCTCTCACCGTATCCAGCAGCAGCACAAGCTCGTAAGGCTTGTCGGCCGTATCACCCAATTGCCCAACCGGCTTCGAACGGACCCACAGCTTTAGCCGATCCGTATCGTTAGTTGCAGTAATATCAACAGGCGCGTCACCGTTCAAGCCGGTTGCCAATGTGAATCCTAACGCTGCAGCAAGCCGCTCGATCCCCTCAGCCTTCGCCCCGCCATCCCAGCGGAACGACCAGTGCGCCATTCCTGCACCGCCGACATAAGACGTATTGCTCCATTTCCACACTTGTTCAAAATCATGCGATACAGCAAGGTCGCCACTCGAGGTCACCGGTACATGGCGGTTATGCCACAGTGTCCAGGTTACGAGACTTAGCAGCAGAAGGACCACGGCGAGAATGCCACCCTGTGACTGTCGGCGGTATTTTGCTGGCATCTAACACCCGCTCCCTTCAGTAAACTTATATCCTTATTAGCTGTAGGTAAACATCCATACGCACTTACCTGTAGGTGAATACACTGTCACAGGAACCCAAAAGGGGAGGTGTCATCGAAGTTGCAACCTATATATCCACTTCATGAAGATACGATTAAACAGTACTGCGGCATGCCTGTATGTGTCGTCACGAACGAAGGCGAGCGTCATGTCGGGATTCTTAGCCGGTGTCAAGGCGGCCGTATTATGCTGAATGAGACTGAAGCGAATATGAAGCAGAAGACTACTGGCACTACAGTCGGTCAGCTGGGTAAAGTAACGAATACGAAGGTGAAGAAGAAAAAAGGCGGCAAGCCGAACAAAACGGCGGTAGAGGGCAAGTCTCAGGCGAAGGAAGCCGCGCAGACGCAAGCTTATTATCCCTACGATACGAACTACTATGGTGATCCTTACTACGGGAATGGATACGGGTATAATCCATTCTTTGGCGAGGCGGTAGCGTTTGATCTGGCGTCCCTTGCATTTCTGTTCCTTCTCATATAATTCGGCATCCAAAGCCCATACCCTTTCGCCTGCAGCAGCTGGCAGACATAGGTGAGGGCTTTTTCATTGTTACTTGCAGTGATCTGACAATCGACAAGTTGGAAAATTTTATTTAAAATATGAGGTAGATGAACAATTGCGACCGGAGGGATTGCTATGGTTCTGCCTTATTCAATGCCTGCTGTATTCGGGGCGGTTCGCCCGTCAAGGGAGCCTGTTCAGCCCGTCGAGCGCTACGCGCTCTATCCCTATTCAGGTCAAGGCTATATGTCGCTGTTGTCGCAAAATACGAGAAAACAGGTCGCCGCCTCCATTCCTGCACGCGGCTCAGTGGGCAGCTTTACACTGCCGAAGCAGGCACTTATTGCGCTGAAGGCTGCAGCGGATAGCTCAGCGAATTGGCTCGCTCAGAGTAAGAAGGTCAGCTCTGCCCTCTCTGACCTGCGGATGTACGGCAAGTCAGCGTTCGAACAACGCTCGGTGCAAGTTGAAGGGACAGGCACTGCTGCTGCCGGTGTAACCGGTGAAGCTGATGCCAACGCAGCCCGAACGGACTATAGCGTTCATTTCACCTCGCTTGCTAAGACACAGCAGAATCAAGGCTACGAACTGACCAAGAATGCGCCTTCTATCATTAACTCAGGCGCACATATTTTCACCCTGCAAGCAGGCGGGCAGACTCGCACGATCTCTACCGTTATACATCCAGGGGATACGAACACAGCTGCTCTTCGCAGATTGCAAAATGGCATTAATGGGGCTCAGCTAGGCGTAACCGCTTCTTTGCAAGAGGATCAAACGAATGGGACGGTAAAGCTTGTCGTGAATGCTGGCGGGGTAGGAACGGAGCATGCTTTTGCGCTTCACGATCAGAGAGGCGCAATCGTTGCGGCGAGCGGCGCAGATCGAACAATCGTTAAGGGTTCGGACATGCACGTTCAAGTGGACGGCACAGCGTATGATTCGAATAAGTCGAATACGCTTGACTTGCAGCAAGGCCGTGTACGCATCTCGCTAGGCGATATGACCGTACCAGCTGACTTCACGATCAAGGTGCGTAATAATTCCGATGAGCTGCACAGCCAATTACTATCGGTCATGAGTGAGGTCAATTCACTGCAGCATACTTACGAAGCATCCGGCTACTTAAACCCAGTACTGAAGCAGCGCATAGATGATGCTTTCCTCAGCCCCGATCTTGCGTCGCTAGGAATTTCACAATCGCAGCATGGCAAGTGGCAGTTAGATGAAGAAAAGCTGGGAGCTGCAATGGAAGCTCGACCAGAGGAGGTAAGCCGAGTCATTACCGGCCGTCACGGGCTTGCTTCGAGACTGCAGCAGACGATTAACCAGCTTTCCGAGCTGCCGACAGAATCCCTGATCAGCATCAAGGCGAGCGGCTTCCAGTCGTTCACCCTGTACAGTTCCAAGTCGGATTCATATTTGCAGCTACCGCTCGACGGGTTGTTTCTGAATTCGATTATGTGAGTGGACGGCTCATGGCCGACTGTGGCCCGACGATGGACTCTCATCGCTCGACTCTCGACACTCGGTTCTCGAGGCTGACTCTCGTCGCTGAGCCGGCTAACGAACCGAATACACCTTATTGGCTCAAAATCGCGCTCAAAAAGTTGTAACGAACTCCAGCGGCGTTATTTGCCACCTTTGCATCCGGAAGTGGCTGATTTCATCGCAATAACGCTTCTGTGATTCGTTACATTCCAGAAATGAGCTATTTGTGCCAAATAGAGATTCTGGGGTTCGATAGCTTCTGCGAGCGACCTGTTGGCCTAACGAGAATACAGCACTTATTCACCACTTTTTCGCGCATTGGACGCTCTAACGGAACACACAGAAGTTATTGTCCCGATTTCCCTCCTAACCCGGCTAATTAGCTGACATTAAGATCTCTGTGTTCCGTTACGTTTTCCAGACGGCGGAAATTGCCTCAATAACGCGTTTGAGTTCCGTAGCACAGGCAGCCGGCCAGAGTAGGCGGTGAGATAGTAGTGCTACAGAAAAAAAGCGCCGCGAGAAAGTTTCAAAAGACCTCTCTCGGGCACTATGAGCCACTCATTCGAGAGTGGTTTTTATTTTAAAGGAGAATGACGTCTACGATGGCGCCTGCCTCTGCACCAATGGAGCCGGGCTTCAGCCGGATAAGGCAGTCTGCGTCCGGGATCGACGCCATCATGCTCGACTTGCCGAACGCCAGCGGGTCGGCATAAAGTACGCCGCCGTCGGTGTGCAGACGCGCTCGCACGAATCGCTCGTGCGGGCTGCCTTTGGCGAAGCTTACGGCAAGCTTCGCAGTCGCCTGCCTCGGCAGCGCTTCAGCGGCGGAGGCACCTTGCAGCCGGCGCAACGCCGGCCCTGCGAAGAGCTCGAAGCCGACGAAGCAAGCTCCGGGATTGCCCGACAGCGCGAGCAGCAGCTTGCCGCCGACAACAGCGGCGGACGTTGGGCTGCCAGGGCGCATCGCCGCCTTGTTGAACAGGAGGCGGCTGCCCGGGGGCAGCTCGGTGGCGGCGCTTGGCGCGGACGCTTCGCGCAAGTGCGAACCGCTCGGCGCGGCGAAGGCGCTCGGCGCGGACGCTTCGCGCAAGTGCGAGCCGCTTGGCGCGGCGGCGGCGCTTGGCGCGGGCGCTTCGCGCAAGTGCGAGCCGCTTGGCGCGGCGGCGGCGCTTGGCGCGGGCGCTTCGCGCAAGTGCGAGCCGCTTGGCGCGGCGAAGGCGCTCGGCGCGGCTGCTTCGCGCAAGTGCGAGCCGCTCGGCGCGGCGGTGGCCAAGCCTGCGAGCAGGCTCGCCATCACATCATAATCACCGACCGACACACCGCCGGTGGTGATTATGATGTCGCATTGCGCGAGCGCAGCCGCAATCGCACGAGCCGCTGCCTCCGGCTCGTCCGGCACGCGGCCGAGCAGCAGCGGAACGCCGCCGCTTTGCTGCACGAGCGCGGCGACCATCGCGCTGTTGCTGTCGCGGATGCGCCCCGGCTCAAGCGGCGCCTCAACCGGTAGCAGCTCCCCGCCGGTTGCCAGCACCGCTACGCGCGGGCGCGCGAACACCGGCACGTCGGCGCAGCCAAACGTCCCGAGCAAAGCAACGTGGCCCGGCCGCAGCTTCGTGCCGGGCTCCGCAAGCACGCTCCCGCGGCGGAATTCCTCGCCGCGGGGCGCAATGTTCTGCCCGGGCTCCGCGGCGCGTTTCACTCGCACCGCGGGTCGCCCGTCAACAATGGCATCCACCGTCTGCTCCAGCATGACGACGGCGTCAGCCCCAAGGGGCACCGCGCCGCCGGTCATGATGCGGACGGCGGTGCCCGGCTCCACGGCCGCGGAGGCAAGCTCGCCCGCGCGGGCCGTGTCCACCACGCGCAGCGTCACCGGTTCACTCGGTGACGCCTGCGCCGTATCTGCGCTGCGGACGGCAAAGCCATCCAGCCCCGACCGCGCAAAAGGCGGCCAATCCGTCGTCGCAACAAGCGGCTCCGCCAGATAACGCCCGTTAGTCTCCCACAGCGGCACTTTCTCATGCCGCCCCGGCTCAGTCGCTTCAACCACAAGGCGTATCGCCTCGTCCACTTTGACCGCGCGCCTGCTAAAACGCGTCTCCCCCTGCAGTTGCACAGCCATCGTCTCCTTTGCATTTCCATAAACATCTATTTTCCCATTGTAACAGAAACACTTAAATCCGTAATACAAGCTTATGCTATACTAAATTCATCTCTATCCATTACCCAATATAAGGAGCAGCGAGCGCGATGCCTACCGACATTAACAGCCACCATTCCGCACACTCACAGCAGCAGCAAACACCTTTCGTATTCCAAATCGTCGGCTACAAGAACAGCGGCAAAACAACGCTTCTCTCCCAGCTAACCCGCCAACTGAAACAAGCAGGCTACAGTGTCGGTACAGCGAAGCACGATGCTCACGAGTTTACGATGGATACGCCAGGCACGGACACGTGGCAGCATCAAGAGGCCGGCGCGGATATTACCGCAATCAGCTCTGCGTCACGCAGCGCCATTATTAGCAATCGAACCGAGCCGCTTACTGCTCTCATATCCTATATGCAGCATGTCGACTTTGTGCTTGTCGAAGGCTTCAAGCAAGAGTACCATCCAAAGCTGGTCCTTCTTCGCAACCCGTCAGACGAAACCTTGCTCCAATTATCTAATATTGTAATGATTGCTAGCTGGGATTCATTCGACATCCCCATTCACCACGCATCTCCAACATTCGGAGTCAGCGATACAGATGCGATCTACAACCATCTTCTCACCCTCCATCCTTTTCCGCCAAAATAAAAAGACCACTCCAATACAGGAGCAGCCCAGTATACTGTAATCCTTGGTTTCCCAGTGTAGCTAATTTGCTGGACCTCTTTGGCTATAATCCAGCAGTATCGACGAATGTAGCTGGTTTGCTGGACCTCTTCGGCTAAATCCCAGGAGTATCGCCGAAAAAAGTATCCCTCAGCGTAACTCTTTCTCCATTTTCCACGATTCCCCCAATGTAGATCCCTCAAGGATGCTCTTTCACTTTTATGACGATCTGTACACCAAAAAGGCGACCCCTTCCTGCAGCTGCAGCGAGAATCACCTGTACTTGACCTTATTCGAAGCTTAATTGAAACGCATGAACAGCTGGCTCCTCACTCGGAATTGCTTACTGCCAACTGTTCAAAGCCCGCGAGGGACAAACTCCCTTTGCCTTCCGCAAAACGCGCATCTCCCTCTAAGTCCCTCTATTCCGCAATCCCATGCTTATGCGCATAGATCGCCGCTTGCGTCCGATCATCAACGCCCAGCTTCGCGAAAATATTCGTCACATGGAACTTGACGGTTTTAATGCCAATGAACAGCTCTTCCGCGATTTCCTGATTCGATAAGCCTTTCCCTACGCATTTGAGCACATCCATCTCTCGATCAGTCAGCTGCTCATGTGGCTTCTGTACCGCCTCTGCTTTAGGCTGACGGAATCGGTTCATCATCTTCGCTGCAACCTGCGACTCCAGTACCGACTGGCCGCGTGCCGCAGCCCGGATTGCATCCGCAATCTCCGTCGCGCGAGATGTCTTGAGCAGATAGCTGAACGCGCCCGCTTCGATAAC
This window harbors:
- a CDS encoding peptide chain release factor 3 yields the protein MSKLTIADEIKQEVERRRTFAIISHPDAGKTTLTEKLLLFGGAIREAGSVKARKASRHATSDWMEIEKQRGISVTSSVMQFDYSGHRVNILDTPGHQDFSEDTYRTLTAADSAVMLIDVAKGVEAQTIKLFQVCSKRGIPIFTFINKLDREGKSPFELMEELERVLGIRAVPMNWPIGSGRELCGVYDRMKNQVELFNGNDHSTIEVQKVADYNDPHIREMAGDYLTDQLIADLELLDVAGDQFDYEKVRAGELTPLFFGSAVNNFGVQTFLENFLQLAPSPTPRQSTSGTVDPMSEKFSGYVFKIQANMNPAHRDRIAFLRICSGRFERGMSVRHVRNGKDIKLAQPQQFLAQDRDIVENAYPGDIIGLFDPGIFRIGDSLSQGSEIVFDELPTFSPEIFAKVTVKNALKHKQYQKGIDQLTEEGTIQVFHSSGGFDETILGVVGQLQFEVFEHRMRAEYGVEIQLHRMTFQFARWIVDDKIDPTKYRINSTLVKDKKDNYVALFENEYAMRTAMEKNPTSKFLEMAP
- the zwf gene encoding glucose-6-phosphate dehydrogenase yields the protein MTEVSKQDTIAAEGAVYYLFGATGDLARRKLFPALFSLYKEGKLAENFAVVGLARRPRTNEQFRADVHESIGEFCRYKADDAEAWERFAEHFVYMSLDINNVDGFRELARLSQGLDEKFNIPGNRLFYLALAPNLFGPVSFNLRDGGLLESQGWNRLVIEKPFGYDLESARELNQQLSQVFEESEIYRIDHYLGKEMVQNIQVLRFSNAFFEPLWNNKHIANVQISLSETVGVEERGGYYDKSGALRDMVQNHSMQMLAMIAMEPPSRLHAEDLRDEKVKALRSLRPFESAAEVNQHVIRGQYSEGSIGDKALSGYRQEDSVSPESTTETYFAARVFLDNFRWAGVPFYIRTGKRLPVKTTEVVIEFKNVPDNMLFAQRHDLAPNLLVIRVNPMEGIYIKINAKKPGVDNVVQPVSMEFCQSCMIGINTPEAYERLIYDAARGESTYFTRWDEVAEAWSFVDRIAAAWREDSSNLELYPAGSWGPKSAEELLAADGFHWWPVNGQAEDNVIWISGGPK
- a CDS encoding YwmB family TATA-box binding protein, translating into MPAKYRRQSQGGILAVVLLLLSLVTWTLWHNRHVPVTSSGDLAVSHDFEQVWKWSNTSYVGGAGMAHWSFRWDGGAKAEGIERLAAALGFTLATGLNGDAPVDITATNDTDRLKLWVRSKPVGQLGDTADKPYELVLLLDTVRGTDDKKIADEVKKVENAAIAAGLLLQGGFTVRGEMVQANAPDRIAAAAGAAELEAYDDSHTSSLTYYSESLQSGVQSGAAKVNLQIAGALTTGQAARELIIGVPLITGDYTEQE
- the fliD gene encoding flagellar filament capping protein FliD, whose amino-acid sequence is MVLPYSMPAVFGAVRPSREPVQPVERYALYPYSGQGYMSLLSQNTRKQVAASIPARGSVGSFTLPKQALIALKAAADSSANWLAQSKKVSSALSDLRMYGKSAFEQRSVQVEGTGTAAAGVTGEADANAARTDYSVHFTSLAKTQQNQGYELTKNAPSIINSGAHIFTLQAGGQTRTISTVIHPGDTNTAALRRLQNGINGAQLGVTASLQEDQTNGTVKLVVNAGGVGTEHAFALHDQRGAIVAASGADRTIVKGSDMHVQVDGTAYDSNKSNTLDLQQGRVRISLGDMTVPADFTIKVRNNSDELHSQLLSVMSEVNSLQHTYEASGYLNPVLKQRIDDAFLSPDLASLGISQSQHGKWQLDEEKLGAAMEARPEEVSRVITGRHGLASRLQQTINQLSELPTESLISIKASGFQSFTLYSSKSDSYLQLPLDGLFLNSIM
- a CDS encoding molybdopterin molybdotransferase MoeA, translated to MAVQLQGETRFSRRAVKVDEAIRLVVEATEPGRHEKVPLWETNGRYLAEPLVATTDWPPFARSGLDGFAVRSADTAQASPSEPVTLRVVDTARAGELASAAVEPGTAVRIMTGGAVPLGADAVVMLEQTVDAIVDGRPAVRVKRAAEPGQNIAPRGEEFRRGSVLAEPGTKLRPGHVALLGTFGCADVPVFARPRVAVLATGGELLPVEAPLEPGRIRDSNSAMVAALVQQSGGVPLLLGRVPDEPEAAARAIAAALAQCDIIITTGGVSVGDYDVMASLLAGLATAAPSGSHLREAAAPSAFAAPSGSHLREAPAPSAAAAPSGSHLREAPAPSAAAAPSGSHLREASAPSAFAAPSGSHLREASAPSAATELPPGSRLLFNKAAMRPGSPTSAAVVGGKLLLALSGNPGACFVGFELFAGPALRRLQGASAAEALPRQATAKLAVSFAKGSPHERFVRARLHTDGGVLYADPLAFGKSSMMASIPDADCLIRLKPGSIGAEAGAIVDVILL
- the mobB gene encoding molybdopterin-guanine dinucleotide biosynthesis protein B → MPTDINSHHSAHSQQQQTPFVFQIVGYKNSGKTTLLSQLTRQLKQAGYSVGTAKHDAHEFTMDTPGTDTWQHQEAGADITAISSASRSAIISNRTEPLTALISYMQHVDFVLVEGFKQEYHPKLVLLRNPSDETLLQLSNIVMIASWDSFDIPIHHASPTFGVSDTDAIYNHLLTLHPFPPK
- a CDS encoding response regulator transcription factor — protein: MEAMEHMDSLEQPIKVLLVDDHEMVRIGLAAVLNTEDGIEVVGEASNGMEGIRLAQAYRPDVVLMDLVMEGMDGVETTRKLLELYPDCKVIVLTSYLDDGKMYPVIEAGAFSYLLKTSRATEIADAIRAAARGQSVLESQVAAKMMNRFRQPKAEAVQKPHEQLTDREMDVLKCVGKGLSNQEIAEELFIGIKTVKFHVTNIFAKLGVDDRTQAAIYAHKHGIAE